From Nerophis lumbriciformis linkage group LG13, RoL_Nlum_v2.1, whole genome shotgun sequence, one genomic window encodes:
- the nfe2l2a gene encoding nuclear factor erythroid 2-related factor 2a, with protein MMEMEMMHSGHQNMDEIDILWRQDIDLGARREVFDYSHRQKEYELQRQQELAEEKRLHLLQEKEKALLAQLQLDEETGEYVPRLLPSRPLQAPATPLEMTQDVSFTQENTETLSFDECLQLLAETFPIEEAKDASVCLETTATVTTASCSSSSSVVMMSPEQPSLPPLTLSPAPLVASQPQRMSLDLEQAWMELLSLPELQQCMTQQMEDPLETATYPLTTSAEAQDPSYPYYPMSNLADKEQNNLNVCPTMNTFEGSVCSMSPPDNLCQIEPEAPQLNRFSHNNYCDSFYPVVSEESGGQPDHEVDECNVQSLYSLSPGDAFMRGKNNLSAEVPDVDSGLSSSTSPHTCSPGKSLYGDEGFGFSDSDMEDMDQNPGSAESDYSEMFSLNFQPDNVQHVVPLSALMGQPQSQDKPPKLENMDPAEEMGYSCPPFTKDKRKRSSDVRLSRDEQRAKALNIPFTVDTIINLPVDDFNELMSKNQLNEAQLALVRDIRRRGKNKVAAQNCRKRKMENIVGLENDLDSLKEEKERLLGEKSRNTSGLREMKRRLNSLYLEVFSVLRDEDGNSISPSDFSLQQSTEGNVFLVPRTKKTFIKR; from the exons AACATGGACGAGATCGACATACTGTGGAGGCAGGACATCGATCTCGGCGCCAGGCGCGAGGTGTTCGACTACAGCCACCGTCAGAAGGAGTATGAGCTGCAGAGGCAGCAGGAGCTGGCGGAGGAAAAGAGATTGCACCTCCTCCAGGAGAAGGAGAAGGCCCTGCTGGCACAGCTGCAGCTTGATGAAGAGACGGGAGAGTACGTGCCGCGTCTTTTGCCCAGTCGCCCTCTTCAGGCTCCTGCCACGCCTCTGGAGATGACACAG GATGTCAGCTTCACACAGGAGAATACGGAGACTTTGTCGTTTGACGAATGCCTGCAACTCCTCGCAGAGACGTTTCCTATAGAGGAAGCTAAG GATGCTTCAGTCTGCCTGGAAACAACTGCAACTGTTACTACAGCCAGCTGCAGTAGCAGCAGCAGCGTTGTCATGATGTCCCCCGAGCAGCCATCTTTGCCCCCACTCACGCTTTCGCCAGCTCCTCTGGTAGCATCCCAGCCACAGAGGATGTCACTTGATTTGGAGCAGGCCTGGATGGAGCTGCTGTCTCTCCCTGAGCTGCAG CAATGTATGACCCAGCAAATGGAGGACCCACTGGAAACGGCAACCTACCCTCTTACAACCAGTGCTGAAGCACAGGATCCCAGCTACCCTTATTACCCAATGTCCAATCTTGCAGACAAGGAACAAAACAATTTAAACGTGTGTCCAACAATGAACACATTTGAAGGCTCGGTTTGCAGTATGTCCCCGCCAGACAACCTGTGCCAAATCGAGCCAGAAGCTCCCCAGTTAAACCGTTTCAGCCATAATAATTATTGCGACAGTTTTTATCCTGTCGTGTCGGAGGAGAGCGGTGGTCAGCCAGACCACGAAGTAGATGAGTGCAACGTCCAAAGCCTGTACAGCCTGTCGCCTGGTGACGCGTTTATGCGGGGCAAAAACAACCTATCTGCAGAAGTGCCTGACGTAGACTCGGGACTCTCTTCAAGTACAAGTCCTCACACTTGCTCACCTGGAAAATCTCTGTATGGAGACGAAGGTTTTGGTTTCAGCGATTCCGACATGGAAGACATGGACCAGAACCCCGGCAGCGCAGAATCTGATTACTCGGAGATGTTCTCATTGAATTTCCAACCTGACAATGTTCAGCACGTAGTGCCTCTGTCTGCATTAATGGGCCAGCCTCAGAGCCAGGACAAGCCGCCCAAACTGGAGAATATGGATCCAGCCGAGGAGATGGGCTACAGTTGTCCGCCCTTCACTAAAGACAAGCGCAAGAGAAGCTCGGATGTGCGTCTCTCTCGAGACGAGCAGAGAGCCAAGGCCCTCAACATCCCTTTCACTGTGGACACGATCATAAATCTTCCTGTAGATGACTTCAACGAGCTGATGTCAAAGAACCAACTGAATGAGGCCCAGCTGGCCCTGGTCCGAGACATCCGCCGCCGCGGCAAGAACAAAGTGGCGGCACAGAACTGCCGCAAACGCAAGATGGAGAACATCGTGGGGCTGGAGAACGACCTGGACTCGCTCAAAGAGGAAAAAGAACGCCTGCTGGGCGAGAAGTCGCGTAACACGAGCGGCCTTCGAGAGATGAAGAGGCGGCTGAACAGCCTGTACCTGGAGGTGTTCAGTGTGCTGAGAGACGAGGACGGAAACTCCATCTCCCCGTCTGACTTCTCACTGCAGCAGTCAACCGAAGGCAATGTCTTCCTTGTCCCTCGCACTAAAAAGACTTTTATCAAGCGCTAA